One window of Salmo trutta unplaced genomic scaffold, fSalTru1.1, whole genome shotgun sequence genomic DNA carries:
- the LOC115189705 gene encoding uncharacterized protein LOC115189705 isoform X4, protein MRTFVVLLFVLCSCLSELQVFQSRDNDKKPIFLETTQRVSESQVEEQRDLLQELRAIVAQQSTKLNEMGANMEELKRDLLQELRAIVAQQSTKLNEMGANMEEQRVLLQELRAIVAQQSTKLNEMGANMEEQRVLLQELRAIVAQQSTKLNEMGANMEEQRDLLQELRAIVAQQSTKLNEMGATVEELKRENRERPKVAFSASLSESKGPNSDDGILVYKHVFNNIDSEDGGSNGVTLKLDAGDEVYTRLMAGYYIFDDNNHHSTFTGFLLFT, encoded by the exons ATGAGGACCTTCGTTGTTCTGCTGTTTGTTCTCTGCAGCTGTCTCTCTGAGCTGCAGGTTTTTCAAAGTAGAGACAATGACAAGAAGCCAATCTTTCTGGAAACCACACAGAGGGTCAGCGAGAGCCAGGTGGAGGAACAGAGAGACCTACTCCAGGAGCTGAGAGCCATTGTGGCTCAACAGAGCACCAAACTGAATGAGATGGGAGCCAACATGGAGGAACTGAAGAGAGACCTACTCCAGGAGCTGAGAGCCATTGTGGCTCAACAGAGCACCAAACTGAATGAGATGGGAGCCAACATGGAGGAACAGAGAGTCCTACTCCAGGAGCTGAGAGCCATTGTGGCTCAACAGAGCACCAAACTGAATGAGATGGGAGCCAACATGGAGGAACAGAGAGTCCTACTCCAGGAGCTGAGAGCCATTGTGGCTCAACAGAGCACCAAACTGAATGAGATGGGAGCCAAcatggaggaacagagagaccTTCTCCAGGAGCTGAGAGCCATTGTGGCTCAACAGAGCACCAAACTGAATGAGATGGGAGCCACCGTGGAGGaactgaagagagagaacagagagagaccgaAGGTGGCCTTCTCAGCCTCGCTGTCTGAATCCAAAGGACCAAATAGTGATGATGGCATCCTGGTCTACAAACATGTCTTCAACAATATTG ACTCAGAGGATGGTGGATCCAATGGTGTCACACTGAAGCTGGATGCAGGAGATGAAGTCTACACTCGTCTGATGGCAGGCTATTACATCTTTGATGACAATAATCACCACAGCACCTTTACTGGCTTTCTGCTCTTCACTTAG